The genomic stretch GACGCTGAAAATAGACGGAAAGGATAAGGACGTAACCTTCTCTGTATGGGTTACAGGATCGGGCAATGGCAAAGTCGTACAGGCAAGCCTATCCACCTCCTTCACCACACTTAATGTCGTTGTCCCCCCTGCCGGTCCCGGCGGCATGATGGCAAATCCTGACGACGCACTGGAACTCCACGCCCATCTCCTTCTCGAAAGGATTTCCGGCATCGAAGCCCTCAACATGCAAACCGCGACGGGCAATGCCAGGTAATATCCCGGGAGTACTAAACGACAAACTTCCGTTCAACGTATACCGCCTCGCCCAGCTCTTCAGGCAGGAGCTGATAAGGACACTCAAGGATCATAAAATGACGCCGGAGCAGTGGCAGATACTTGTCACTCTCTGGTCGTCGGAAAAAGAGCTGAACCAGCAGGAGATATCCCACCTTACGCTGAAGGAGAAGCAGACCGTATCCAGGATTGTCCAGAGGCTTGAGCGTGACGGATGGATAACGCGTGAGCTGGATCCAGGCGACGCGCGCTCCTTCATAATCCGCTTGACCCCGTGGGCAAGGAAACAGAAGGACGAAGTCGTAAACCTCCTCTACTCCCGTTTCTTTACCATGATAAACGAGGCAATAACGAAGCAGGAGCAGGAAACACTTCTCAGGCTCTGCAAAAAACTCCGCAGAAAATTCAACGACCCGGCTTGAACCGGGATCATCTTTTTCCCTGCTTTTCCATCCTGAAGCTGTTCACATGCTGGTGGGCGAGGCGTGTCGGCTCCGGAAGCCTGTACCGCGTCAGGCATACCTCCACAAGCCGGACGCTGGATCCAATATCCATCAAATGCCCCGGTGATACATAAAGAGGTTTTACCCCTGTGCGAGTTCGCAATACCGCTCCGGCTCCCTCCCCGTTCACTCTAAGCTCGCTCCACTCCATTCTTTCATTACCTACGGCGTCAAATTCCCCAACTAGAAGATTCTTCGCGCACCCGACGGTTGGGAGCTCCAGGAAAAGACCGAGATGTGACGCGAGTCCGAGTCCGCGCGGATGGGCGATCCCATGCCCGTCGCAAATCACAGCGTCGGGGGTGTTGTTCAATTTCTCAAATGCCTTGCACAATACGGGCACTTCCCTGAACGCTAAAAATCCCGGCAGATACGGGAACTCCGCTTTAAGC from Nitrospinota bacterium encodes the following:
- a CDS encoding MarR family transcriptional regulator, whose translation is MPGNIPGVLNDKLPFNVYRLAQLFRQELIRTLKDHKMTPEQWQILVTLWSSEKELNQQEISHLTLKEKQTVSRIVQRLERDGWITRELDPGDARSFIIRLTPWARKQKDEVVNLLYSRFFTMINEAITKQEQETLLRLCKKLRRKFNDPA
- the nfi gene encoding deoxyribonuclease V (cleaves DNA at apurinic or apyrimidinic sites); the protein is MKINYLHQWNVGYNEASAIQKKLAATLKFIPPERKIRLVAGADISSKKGDDRLYASVVVLRIPEMEIIESRSAVLKAEFPYLPGFLAFREVPVLCKAFEKLNNTPDAVICDGHGIAHPRGLGLASHLGLFLELPTVGCAKNLLVGEFDAVGNERMEWSELRVNGEGAGAVLRTRTGVKPLYVSPGHLMDIGSSVRLVEVCLTRYRLPEPTRLAHQHVNSFRMEKQGKR